The following coding sequences lie in one Megalodesulfovibrio gigas DSM 1382 = ATCC 19364 genomic window:
- the rlmN gene encoding 23S rRNA (adenine(2503)-C(2))-methyltransferase RlmN: MSLLSLPLPALEQYCASLGEPGFRAKQLFQWIWEKGVVDVSAMTNLSKAFREKLLAGCSCALPEVVTTQASKDGTLKLLLALEDGERVETVLIPEKDHTTQCLSTQVGCAMGCTFCATGTLGFTRNMTAGEMAGQVLAARQVLAERGIALPLRNLVFMGMGEPLLNYDNLLDTLHILTHPLGPDFSTRRVTVSTVGIKRGLVELGETGLCSLAVSLHAPTQALREQLMPRAAKALPLEELLALLEAYPLKARQRITLEYVLLGGVNDQPQHARELVRLFAHFKGSSPKINLICYNPPQGVDSPYAAPQEADVAEFMAILQKKGMTVLRRASKGADIAAACGQLKAQEG; this comes from the coding sequence ATGTCTTTGTTGTCCCTCCCCCTGCCGGCCCTGGAGCAGTATTGCGCCAGCCTGGGCGAGCCGGGGTTTCGCGCCAAGCAGTTGTTTCAATGGATCTGGGAGAAAGGCGTGGTGGATGTGTCCGCCATGACCAATCTGTCCAAGGCCTTTCGGGAAAAACTGCTGGCCGGATGCTCCTGCGCCCTGCCCGAGGTCGTCACCACCCAGGCCAGCAAGGACGGCACCCTCAAGCTGCTCCTGGCCCTGGAAGATGGCGAGCGCGTGGAAACCGTGCTCATCCCGGAAAAGGATCACACCACCCAGTGCCTTTCCACCCAGGTGGGCTGCGCCATGGGCTGCACCTTCTGCGCCACGGGCACCCTGGGCTTCACCAGAAACATGACCGCCGGCGAGATGGCCGGGCAGGTGCTGGCCGCCCGGCAGGTGCTGGCCGAACGCGGCATTGCCTTGCCCCTGCGCAATCTGGTCTTCATGGGCATGGGAGAACCCCTGCTCAATTATGACAACCTGCTGGATACGCTGCATATCCTCACGCATCCCCTGGGGCCGGACTTTTCCACCCGGCGCGTCACGGTGTCCACGGTGGGGATCAAACGCGGGCTGGTGGAGCTGGGGGAAACGGGGTTGTGCAGCCTGGCCGTCTCGCTGCATGCGCCCACCCAGGCGTTGCGGGAGCAGCTCATGCCGCGGGCAGCCAAGGCCCTGCCCCTGGAGGAGTTGCTGGCCCTGCTGGAGGCGTATCCCCTCAAGGCCCGGCAGCGCATTACCCTGGAATACGTGCTCCTGGGCGGGGTGAACGACCAGCCCCAGCACGCCCGGGAACTGGTGCGGCTGTTCGCGCACTTCAAGGGCTCGTCTCCCAAGATCAACCTGATCTGCTACAATCCGCCCCAGGGGGTGGACTCGCCGTATGCTGCGCCGCAGGAAGCGGATGTGGCGGAGTTCATGGCCATTTTGCAGAAAAAGGGCATGACTGTGCTGCGCCGGGCCTCCAAGGGGGCGGATATCGCCGCTGCCTGCGGGCAGCTCAAGGCACAGGAAGGCTGA
- a CDS encoding ammonia-forming cytochrome c nitrite reductase subunit c552, with the protein MQRTMKRFGMWLAVLCLLGLWACQAPPKPEMVQPVRIPDGEIDPAVWGKAYPEQYETWKLTEKPVDTRRSKYKTGMDGGQVTVDKLSQFPYMALLFNGWGFGIEYNEPRGHAYMVRDQLEIDSSRLKSGGVCLSCKSPYAARLEKEMGKDYYAKPFSEVLAQIPEKDRELGVACIDCHNNKDLTLQVSRGFTLTKALQEIGAPAETLTRQQMRSAICAQCHVTYNIPKDADKKSEALYFPWQGSTWGNISVENIIKQIRNDPTVIEWKQSVTGFGMPFMRHPEFEYFTMGSTHFKAGASCADCHMPYTTMGVKKISDHRVMSPVQGDMKACRQCHAESTDWLRERVFSIQDRTVSLMLRAGYASATVAKLFELTHAKQAEGVQVQQDMYDKAKDLYMEGFLRQLFMGAENSVGFHNPAEGMRILGDSVAFSTKAEGILRQMLAQAGVDVPLSIDLELEKYVDNRGEKKLRFDPALEFKDPFGLQDKFF; encoded by the coding sequence ATGCAACGCACGATGAAACGATTCGGCATGTGGCTGGCGGTGCTGTGTCTGCTGGGGTTGTGGGCCTGCCAGGCGCCGCCCAAACCGGAAATGGTGCAGCCGGTGCGTATCCCCGATGGCGAAATCGACCCCGCCGTCTGGGGCAAGGCCTACCCCGAGCAGTACGAAACCTGGAAGCTCACCGAAAAACCCGTGGACACCCGCCGCAGCAAGTACAAGACCGGCATGGATGGCGGCCAGGTGACCGTGGACAAGCTCTCCCAGTTCCCCTACATGGCCCTGCTGTTCAACGGCTGGGGCTTCGGCATCGAATACAACGAACCCCGCGGCCATGCCTACATGGTGCGCGATCAGCTGGAAATCGACTCCTCCCGCCTGAAGTCTGGCGGGGTGTGCCTTTCCTGCAAATCCCCCTATGCCGCCAGACTTGAGAAGGAAATGGGCAAGGACTATTACGCCAAGCCCTTCAGCGAGGTCCTCGCCCAGATTCCGGAAAAAGATCGGGAACTTGGCGTGGCATGCATCGATTGCCACAACAACAAGGATCTGACCCTGCAGGTCTCCCGTGGCTTCACCCTGACCAAGGCCCTGCAGGAAATTGGCGCGCCGGCGGAAACGCTGACCCGCCAGCAGATGCGTTCCGCCATCTGCGCCCAGTGTCATGTGACGTACAACATCCCCAAGGATGCGGACAAGAAGTCCGAGGCCCTGTATTTCCCCTGGCAGGGCAGCACCTGGGGCAACATCAGCGTGGAAAACATCATCAAGCAGATCCGCAACGACCCTACGGTCATCGAATGGAAGCAGAGTGTCACCGGCTTCGGCATGCCCTTCATGCGGCATCCTGAATTCGAATACTTCACCATGGGCTCCACGCACTTCAAGGCCGGCGCCTCCTGTGCCGACTGCCACATGCCCTACACTACCATGGGTGTGAAAAAGATCAGCGACCACCGCGTCATGAGTCCTGTCCAGGGCGACATGAAGGCCTGCCGCCAGTGCCACGCCGAAAGCACGGACTGGCTGCGCGAACGTGTGTTCTCCATCCAGGACCGTACTGTGTCCCTGATGCTGCGCGCGGGCTACGCCAGCGCCACCGTGGCCAAGCTCTTTGAGCTGACCCACGCCAAGCAGGCCGAAGGCGTGCAGGTGCAGCAGGACATGTACGACAAGGCCAAGGACCTGTACATGGAAGGCTTCCTGCGCCAGCTGTTCATGGGGGCGGAAAACTCCGTGGGCTTCCACAACCCGGCAGAAGGCATGCGCATTCTGGGCGATTCCGTGGCCTTCTCCACCAAGGCGGAAGGCATCCTGCGCCAGATGCTGGCCCAGGCCGGCGTGGACGTGCCGCTGTCCATTGACCTGGAACTCGAAAAGTACGTGGACAACCGCGGCGAAAAGAAGCTCAGGTTCGATCCTGCCCTGGAATTCAAGGACCCCTTCGGGCTGCAGGACAAGTTCTTCTAG
- a CDS encoding tRNA nucleotidyltransferase/poly(A) polymerase family protein has translation MSGSLHESIPFRDALSLCKAICRNGFDAYVVNPQLQEEVIRLTGRQEVDIVADACLDDLLKILPEAQAPDENHLTAIVDQGGVRFRFYPEEMAECAHPEAAVARITPRIVKALESVGAPALDLACPWLPRVADPNEGFADMTDGVIRLAGMPDETLRRNYLLAVRAIRFAANFNLPIEPNTWLAIVRSARRVLDYVSITDIMDEWRKVEAENLSLFASLMYDAQILHGLMPEVAALTRVKQTSEDGGEEVTVLQHTFDAMRCYPEELPYDWFGCMALLFHGVGKLYTAQVAGGEWHFSQYADVGAKITRKILTRLRFSPEDTDLICHLVRHHHRFSYMLSDKGIRRFKALDEYPRLIEMARARLKAMRGSYKSFNHNLKLLERADVPEEMLEPLLNGNEIMDFTGLKPGPQVGVLRDQLLQAQIRGDVQSVPEAVEFVKQYVAREKLG, from the coding sequence ATGTCTGGTTCGCTGCACGAAAGCATTCCCTTCCGCGACGCCTTGTCCCTGTGCAAGGCCATCTGCCGCAACGGGTTTGATGCCTATGTGGTCAACCCGCAACTGCAGGAAGAGGTGATCCGCCTCACCGGCCGCCAGGAAGTGGATATTGTGGCCGATGCCTGTCTGGACGATCTCCTCAAGATTTTGCCTGAAGCCCAGGCGCCGGACGAAAATCACCTCACGGCCATCGTGGACCAGGGCGGCGTGCGGTTTCGGTTTTATCCCGAAGAGATGGCCGAATGCGCCCACCCGGAAGCCGCAGTGGCCCGGATTACGCCGCGCATCGTCAAGGCGTTGGAAAGCGTTGGCGCGCCGGCCCTGGATCTGGCCTGCCCCTGGCTGCCCCGGGTGGCGGACCCCAACGAGGGCTTTGCCGACATGACCGACGGCGTCATCCGGCTGGCCGGCATGCCCGACGAAACCCTGCGCCGCAACTACCTGCTTGCCGTGCGGGCCATCCGTTTTGCCGCCAACTTCAATCTGCCCATCGAGCCCAACACCTGGCTGGCCATTGTCCGCAGCGCCCGCCGTGTGCTGGATTACGTCTCCATCACGGACATCATGGATGAATGGCGCAAGGTGGAGGCCGAGAATCTCTCCCTGTTTGCCTCCCTGATGTACGACGCCCAGATTCTCCACGGCCTGATGCCCGAAGTGGCGGCGCTGACCCGCGTGAAGCAGACCAGCGAGGACGGCGGCGAGGAAGTGACCGTGCTGCAGCACACCTTCGACGCCATGCGCTGCTACCCCGAAGAGCTGCCCTACGACTGGTTCGGCTGCATGGCCCTGCTGTTCCACGGCGTGGGCAAGCTGTACACCGCCCAGGTGGCCGGCGGGGAGTGGCACTTCTCCCAGTATGCGGACGTGGGCGCGAAGATTACCCGCAAAATTCTCACCCGCCTGCGTTTTTCCCCCGAGGATACGGATCTCATCTGCCACCTGGTCCGGCACCATCACCGGTTTTCGTACATGTTGTCGGACAAGGGTATCCGCCGCTTCAAGGCCCTGGACGAGTACCCCCGGCTCATCGAGATGGCCCGCGCCCGTCTCAAGGCCATGCGCGGCAGCTACAAGAGCTTTAACCACAACCTGAAGCTCCTGGAACGCGCCGATGTGCCCGAAGAGATGCTGGAACCGCTGCTCAACGGCAACGAAATCATGGATTTCACCGGCCTGAAGCCCGGGCCGCAGGTGGGCGTGCTGCGCGATCAGCTGCTGCAGGCCCAGATCCGCGGGGACGTGCAATCCGTGCCCGAGGCTGTGGAGTTCGTGAAACAATACGTGGCCAGGGAAAAGCTGGGGTAG
- the hisG gene encoding ATP phosphoribosyltransferase: MAGENRLKLGIPKGSLQDATIALFAKSGWKIRPAHRNYFPEVDDAEIVCSMCRAQEMSRYVESGLMDCGLTGKDWILENESDVIEVADLVYSKTSNRPARWVLAVAGDSPFRRPEDLQGKKIATELVGFTKRYFSQAGIDVDVEFSWGATEAKVVEGLADAIVEVTETGTTIKAHGLRIISEILITNTKFIANKTAWADPWKRAKIEQLVMLLEGALRAEKLVGLKMNVPEDKVEAVMAVLPALNSPTVAHLFNSKWLSVEIVVEEHTVRTLIPELKAKGAEGIIEYALNKVV; encoded by the coding sequence ATGGCCGGCGAGAACCGTCTCAAACTCGGCATTCCCAAGGGCTCCCTGCAGGACGCCACCATCGCGCTGTTCGCCAAGTCCGGCTGGAAGATCCGCCCTGCGCATCGCAACTACTTCCCCGAGGTGGATGACGCCGAGATCGTCTGCTCCATGTGCCGCGCCCAGGAAATGAGCCGGTACGTGGAATCCGGCCTCATGGATTGCGGCCTCACGGGCAAGGACTGGATTCTGGAGAACGAGTCCGACGTCATCGAGGTGGCGGATCTGGTGTACTCCAAGACCTCCAATCGTCCGGCCCGCTGGGTGCTGGCCGTGGCCGGAGATTCCCCCTTCAGGCGGCCCGAGGACCTGCAGGGCAAGAAGATCGCCACCGAGCTGGTGGGCTTCACCAAGCGGTATTTCTCCCAGGCCGGCATTGATGTGGATGTGGAATTCAGCTGGGGCGCCACCGAAGCCAAGGTGGTGGAAGGCCTGGCCGATGCCATCGTGGAAGTGACCGAGACCGGCACCACCATCAAGGCCCACGGCCTGCGCATCATCTCCGAAATCCTCATCACCAACACCAAGTTCATCGCCAACAAGACCGCCTGGGCCGACCCCTGGAAGCGGGCCAAGATCGAGCAGCTGGTCATGCTGCTGGAAGGCGCGCTGCGGGCGGAAAAGCTCGTGGGCCTGAAGATGAACGTCCCCGAAGACAAGGTGGAGGCCGTGATGGCCGTGCTGCCGGCCCTCAATTCCCCCACCGTGGCCCATCTGTTCAACAGCAAGTGGCTGTCCGTGGAAATCGTGGTGGAAGAACACACCGTGCGCACGCTCATCCCCGAACTCAAGGCCAAGGGCGCGGAAGGCATCATCGAATACGCGCTGAACAAGGTCGTGTAA
- a CDS encoding 4-hydroxybenzoate octaprenyltransferase: protein MKNILSAIAVLCRMVKIEHSVFALPFAYLGAFVAAGGWPGWQPFALLTIAMVAVRSFAMACNRLVDVRYDRENPRTKGRPLVTGEITPVQTQLFLLATALVFVAACAGLNRLCLVLSPAALALSVLYSYTKRFTWLCHFVLGLVIGLAPAAGWIAVQPDFAMPAALWSLGVLFWVAGFDLLYACQDVDFDRRMGLYSLPAAFGIPTTLAVSTFSHAVTAIFFLLAGWGAGLGWPYFAAWGLCSALLLWEHTLVKADDLSRLTLAFFTLNGVISIALFAGALWSLLQA from the coding sequence ATGAAGAACATCCTTTCCGCCATTGCTGTGCTCTGCCGCATGGTCAAGATTGAGCACTCCGTCTTTGCCCTGCCCTTCGCCTATCTCGGGGCCTTCGTGGCCGCCGGCGGCTGGCCGGGCTGGCAGCCCTTTGCCCTGCTGACCATCGCCATGGTGGCCGTGCGATCCTTCGCCATGGCCTGCAACCGGCTGGTGGATGTGCGCTACGACCGCGAAAACCCGCGCACCAAAGGCCGCCCCCTGGTGACGGGAGAGATCACCCCGGTCCAGACGCAACTGTTCCTGCTGGCCACGGCTCTGGTCTTCGTGGCGGCCTGCGCCGGCCTGAACCGGCTCTGCCTCGTGCTTTCGCCGGCAGCCCTGGCGCTGTCCGTGCTGTACAGCTACACCAAACGCTTCACCTGGCTGTGTCATTTCGTGCTGGGACTGGTCATCGGGCTGGCGCCGGCGGCGGGATGGATCGCCGTGCAGCCGGACTTTGCCATGCCGGCGGCCTTGTGGTCCCTGGGGGTGCTGTTCTGGGTGGCGGGATTTGATCTGCTGTATGCCTGTCAGGACGTGGACTTCGACCGCCGCATGGGCCTGTACTCCCTGCCCGCGGCCTTCGGCATCCCGACGACCCTGGCCGTCTCCACCTTCAGCCACGCAGTGACGGCGATCTTCTTCCTGCTGGCCGGCTGGGGTGCGGGGCTGGGCTGGCCGTATTTCGCGGCCTGGGGCCTGTGCTCCGCGCTGCTTTTGTGGGAACACACCCTGGTGAAGGCGGACGACCTCTCCCGGCTGACCCTGGCCTTCTTCACCCTCAACGGCGTCATCTCCATCGCCCTGTTCGCCGGGGCGCTGTGGTCCCTGCTGCAGGCATAG
- a CDS encoding MogA/MoaB family molybdenum cofactor biosynthesis protein, with protein MEGNPAPAPGPGLRCRRVRGSAFDVDDIFLLADTPGHGADLLALAPIPPLPVGSLWGDGTTPWLQVLGRVLLPACTPHACIGWWCRCLDPTPFFHEQEVDGRLWKTGLSLAWITLSDKGAAGQREDKGGPLIEETARAHIALCHAAGFLLPDEPRALKALLMDLALHQGYDLVCTTGGTGLSPRDTTPEATLAVIERRLPGFEQAMMQTSLAKTPTGAISRAVVGTLGNAILINLPGSPKAIRENFAAILPALPHALAKLQGDPADCAAR; from the coding sequence ATGGAAGGAAACCCCGCCCCCGCTCCTGGCCCAGGGCTGCGCTGCCGCCGTGTGCGTGGCAGCGCCTTTGATGTGGACGACATCTTTCTGCTGGCCGACACGCCGGGCCACGGCGCGGATCTGCTGGCCCTGGCGCCCATCCCCCCCCTGCCCGTGGGCAGTCTGTGGGGCGATGGGACCACGCCATGGCTGCAGGTGCTGGGCCGCGTGCTGCTGCCGGCCTGCACGCCCCATGCATGCATCGGCTGGTGGTGCCGTTGTCTGGATCCCACCCCGTTCTTCCATGAACAGGAAGTGGACGGACGACTGTGGAAAACCGGCCTCTCCCTGGCCTGGATCACCCTGAGCGACAAGGGCGCAGCCGGCCAGCGCGAAGACAAGGGCGGTCCCCTCATCGAGGAGACGGCCCGGGCGCACATTGCCCTGTGCCACGCCGCAGGGTTTCTGCTGCCGGACGAGCCCCGGGCCCTCAAGGCCCTGCTCATGGATCTGGCGCTGCATCAGGGCTATGATCTGGTGTGCACCACCGGCGGCACCGGCCTTTCCCCGCGGGACACCACGCCAGAAGCCACCCTGGCCGTCATCGAGCGTCGGCTGCCCGGCTTCGAGCAGGCCATGATGCAGACCAGTCTGGCCAAGACGCCCACCGGCGCGATCTCCCGGGCCGTGGTGGGCACCCTGGGGAACGCCATCCTCATCAACCTGCCCGGCAGCCCCAAGGCCATCCGCGAGAACTTCGCCGCCATCCTGCCGGCCCTGCCCCACGCCCTGGCCAAACTGCAGGGCGACCCTGCCGACTGTGCCGCCCGTTAA
- a CDS encoding response regulator, translating into MPAPSYHAPRPAVVHTAARAAMGGLPANASILCVAKAETHARIDAKVLRGLGLPQPRWLASGLEAARHLAEHGADLVLVDEDCREMSGVEFVRLIRLHPRLATTPVVALATNSRSSTVLQAMAAGCSGFCLRPYSPEALLRESLRAVQRAPVLAQEILDSLNGQACSEGAFAGKLAALESIQVEIERTFTPPPPPPAATQCPAAQHRQLAREWKEQGRPDKVRHHLQEGAKALARAGKSYDAWAMLDPLRQANPQVEPACAVAEACVRDGELTVAAGLMGQTLRRTKRPAMVYDAARRACCFTPHPHDTARQLADALVREGVGATSMDVFLDIMHDAEPAPQRLPERRSLLAAMPSLHDVVMVARHTFATYRKVNRGEALPMSQHRLEELQELEGLG; encoded by the coding sequence ATGCCTGCACCGTCCTATCATGCCCCCCGGCCAGCCGTTGTGCATACCGCCGCTCGCGCCGCCATGGGCGGCCTGCCGGCCAACGCCAGCATCCTGTGCGTGGCCAAGGCGGAGACCCATGCCCGCATCGATGCCAAGGTGCTGCGTGGACTGGGACTGCCGCAGCCTCGCTGGCTGGCTTCCGGACTGGAAGCTGCCCGGCATCTGGCAGAACATGGGGCGGATCTGGTGCTGGTGGATGAGGATTGCCGGGAGATGAGCGGCGTGGAGTTCGTCCGGCTCATTCGGCTGCATCCCAGACTGGCCACGACGCCGGTGGTGGCCCTGGCCACCAACAGCCGGTCTTCCACGGTGTTGCAGGCCATGGCTGCGGGCTGCTCCGGTTTTTGCCTGCGGCCCTATTCGCCGGAAGCCCTGCTGCGCGAGAGCCTGCGGGCCGTGCAGCGCGCGCCCGTGTTGGCGCAGGAGATTCTGGATTCCCTCAACGGCCAGGCCTGTTCCGAAGGGGCCTTCGCGGGCAAGCTGGCGGCTCTGGAATCCATTCAGGTGGAGATTGAGCGGACGTTCACCCCGCCCCCACCTCCGCCCGCTGCAACGCAATGCCCGGCGGCGCAGCATCGGCAGCTGGCCCGGGAATGGAAGGAACAAGGCCGCCCGGACAAGGTGCGGCATCACCTGCAGGAAGGCGCCAAGGCCCTGGCCAGGGCCGGCAAAAGCTACGATGCCTGGGCCATGCTGGATCCCTTGCGGCAGGCCAATCCGCAGGTGGAACCTGCCTGCGCCGTGGCCGAAGCCTGCGTGCGTGACGGCGAGCTGACGGTTGCCGCCGGCTTGATGGGCCAGACGTTGCGCCGCACCAAGCGGCCGGCCATGGTCTATGACGCTGCCCGCCGCGCCTGCTGCTTCACGCCCCATCCGCACGACACAGCCCGCCAGCTGGCGGATGCCCTGGTCAGGGAGGGCGTGGGCGCCACGTCGATGGATGTGTTCCTTGACATCATGCACGATGCCGAGCCCGCACCGCAGCGGCTGCCGGAGCGCCGCAGCCTGCTGGCGGCCATGCCGTCCCTGCACGATGTGGTGATGGTGGCCCGCCACACCTTTGCGACCTACCGCAAGGTCAATCGTGGCGAGGCCCTGCCCATGAGCCAGCACCGCCTGGAAGAGCTGCAGGAGCTGGAAGGGCTGGGGTAA
- the nrfH gene encoding cytochrome c nitrite reductase small subunit, producing MLASLTLGAAGGVFLAFGPPGLMAKTESPEFCASCHVMESQYEAWFHTGAHRSIKCVDCHLPHQNKIKYYTWKGIDGMKDVYVFNAGKVPEFIEISDHGKEFVQDNCIRCHEGRVEMIDQERPCWECHRMLQHKRAGARETF from the coding sequence ATGCTCGCAAGCCTCACCCTGGGCGCGGCGGGAGGGGTGTTTCTGGCCTTTGGCCCGCCCGGGCTCATGGCCAAGACCGAGAGCCCGGAATTCTGCGCCTCCTGCCACGTGATGGAATCCCAGTACGAGGCCTGGTTCCACACCGGCGCGCACCGGTCCATCAAGTGCGTGGACTGCCACCTGCCCCACCAGAACAAGATCAAGTATTACACCTGGAAAGGCATTGACGGCATGAAGGACGTCTATGTCTTCAACGCTGGCAAGGTGCCGGAGTTCATTGAAATTTCCGACCATGGAAAAGAGTTTGTCCAGGACAACTGCATCCGCTGCCATGAAGGCCGGGTGGAAATGATCGACCAGGAACGCCCCTGCTGGGAGTGCCATCGCATGCTGCAGCACAAGCGGGCCGGCGCGCGGGAAACTTTCTGA
- a CDS encoding TraR/DksA family transcriptional regulator: MTHSHLHEIRSWLETQLARLESERYDLEVESCADENEFASQVAEAHIKVAVRERVAQQVREIQTALRRLDRSDFGCCEECGCEIGVARLKARPTALLCVDCQTERESQAAGF; encoded by the coding sequence ATGACGCATTCCCATCTCCACGAAATCCGCTCCTGGCTGGAAACGCAACTTGCCCGGCTGGAGTCCGAACGCTACGATCTGGAAGTGGAATCCTGCGCCGACGAGAACGAGTTTGCCTCCCAGGTGGCAGAAGCCCACATCAAGGTGGCCGTGCGTGAACGCGTGGCCCAGCAAGTGCGCGAAATCCAGACCGCCCTGCGCCGGCTCGACCGCAGCGACTTCGGCTGCTGCGAGGAATGCGGCTGCGAAATAGGCGTGGCCCGGCTCAAGGCACGGCCCACGGCGCTGCTGTGCGTGGACTGCCAGACCGAACGCGAAAGCCAGGCCGCCGGCTTCTAA
- a CDS encoding DVU0772 family protein gives MQLDAYKNCQINWDLTPEEAVTLYLEWGNNNWHGKHPPVRSKHDVAHYFVVDTWGEKPTVRLVRRNSEEAVDLAALPLPENLAGEFRHETGSRKGIYHPTEPIKDWLKGQMHH, from the coding sequence ATGCAACTCGACGCCTACAAGAACTGCCAGATCAACTGGGACCTGACGCCCGAGGAAGCCGTGACCCTGTACCTCGAATGGGGCAATAACAACTGGCACGGCAAGCACCCGCCTGTGCGCTCCAAGCACGATGTGGCCCACTATTTTGTGGTGGACACCTGGGGCGAAAAGCCCACCGTCCGGCTGGTGCGACGCAACAGTGAAGAAGCCGTGGACTTGGCCGCCCTGCCCCTGCCGGAAAATCTGGCCGGAGAATTCCGACACGAGACCGGCAGCCGAAAAGGCATCTACCACCCCACGGAACCCATCAAGGACTGGCTCAAGGGACAAATGCATCACTGA
- the hisI gene encoding phosphoribosyl-AMP cyclohydrolase, giving the protein MADTTSITPDFAKQGGLVPAIAQDHKTGEVLMLAYMNEEAWAKTLETGEAHYWSRSRKKLWHKGGTSGHVQKIVSIRIDCDNDTLLLLVDQIGGAACHEGYCSCFYRELKDGACSTCSAYVFDPKEVYK; this is encoded by the coding sequence ATGGCAGACACGACATCCATCACTCCCGATTTCGCCAAGCAGGGCGGTCTGGTGCCGGCAATCGCCCAGGATCACAAGACCGGCGAAGTGCTCATGCTGGCGTACATGAACGAGGAAGCCTGGGCCAAAACCCTGGAGACGGGCGAGGCGCATTACTGGTCCCGCAGCCGGAAAAAGCTCTGGCACAAGGGCGGCACCTCCGGCCATGTGCAGAAGATCGTCTCCATCCGCATCGACTGTGACAACGACACCCTGCTGCTGCTGGTGGACCAGATTGGCGGCGCTGCCTGCCACGAAGGCTACTGCAGCTGTTTTTATCGTGAACTCAAGGACGGAGCCTGCAGCACCTGCTCCGCCTATGTCTTCGACCCCAAGGAGGTCTACAAATAA
- a CDS encoding GNAT family N-acetyltransferase produces MFSAPSPLRPATLADAAFLATATLGASRSHLPAGYFDLFFPGDDAFRLALLEQAQHTTHRGWGHWSDYHILSPAGAICACPAAALPAFPFPVAALHEAATRLGWTAAEVQAAQARIDDYLYNIDDLEMAGDARTWFVQFLYVAPQWRQRGIARRLMTHTLREAREAGMRRVELFTDTGNAPAEQLYASLGFACIGEYRYQRLPPEQVALLGPGMRRWMLSL; encoded by the coding sequence ATGTTCTCCGCCCCCTCTCCCCTGCGTCCGGCCACGCTGGCAGATGCCGCTTTTCTGGCGACGGCAACCCTGGGCGCGTCGCGCTCGCACCTGCCTGCGGGGTATTTTGACCTGTTTTTCCCAGGTGACGATGCCTTCCGTCTGGCCCTGCTTGAGCAGGCGCAGCATACGACGCATCGCGGCTGGGGGCACTGGTCCGACTACCACATCCTGTCTCCGGCCGGTGCGATATGCGCCTGCCCGGCGGCGGCCCTGCCGGCGTTCCCGTTTCCCGTCGCCGCCTTGCACGAGGCCGCCACGCGCCTGGGATGGACAGCGGCCGAGGTGCAGGCCGCCCAGGCCCGCATTGACGACTATCTGTACAACATTGACGATCTGGAGATGGCAGGGGACGCCCGCACCTGGTTCGTACAGTTCCTGTACGTGGCGCCACAGTGGCGGCAGCGCGGCATTGCCCGCAGGCTGATGACCCATACCCTGCGAGAGGCCCGGGAAGCGGGAATGCGCCGCGTCGAACTGTTTACGGACACCGGCAACGCGCCGGCGGAACAGCTCTACGCCAGTCTGGGCTTTGCCTGCATCGGGGAATATCGCTACCAGCGTCTGCCGCCCGAGCAGGTGGCGCTGCTGGGGCCAGGCATGCGGCGCTGGATGCTGTCGCTTTAG